CCTGCCTGTAGCACGGATCGGGCCGCAGTCCAGACCACCATGAGGGATGTGAGTGCTGTCCCAGAGCGGGGTGGGGGCTGTGCTGAGCACCTGGGAGCCTGGGAGAATTCTTCAGAAGTGCTTGGCACTGGACACCCTTTGCAGTCCTAGcctttctggaggctgaggcaggaggatctcaggatCCAGGCCATCTTGGGCttcttagggagaccctgtctcaataaagaaaagaaaaagtgcttGGGGAAGCCAGGAAGGGAATTTGGGAAATCTTTATTACTTTTGCAACTTTCCCATCAGACTcagattatttcaaaataataagttTAAAGACACCTGGGGATAGGACTGAAAACCCTGTGGTGTGTTAGGTCTGCCCTTTGTGTGGTGAGGCTGTTAGGGAGAAGCCTGAGTGCTCAAGTTACTTTGGGCCAGAAAGTTGTAAGTTAAAAGACAAAAGCGTTTGCCATGCCTGTGTGGATGATGCAGGCTTAGGGTGTACTCACGTGTCAGCGGGGGCAGGTGGCCAGCCTCTGACCTCATACCATCAGCTCTGACCTGAGTGCTCTTGAGACCCTGTCTGCTTTGTCCGCACCCTCTCTTGGGATCTCTTCCAGAAAGTTCTTTGTCACCCAGGGCAGCAGGCATGAGTGTCCTTTCCCTCTGTGTCCAGCCTGGGAACTCACAAAGCCTGGGCTCGTGTCGGGGCGCAGCTGGTCTGATCCCCAGACCTGCCCTGGCTGTAGCTGATGCGGAGGGTCAGCTCCTTTGTTGTCAGGCTGTGGCCAGCCATTTGTGCTCTGGGCAGGTAGAGCCATCAGCGCAGTCCCTCTTCAGCAAAGCCTCTAGCCCTGGCTGACAGAGCCTTCCTCGTGGCCACAGGCTGAGCAGCACACTCTGCTCTTGGGGTTCGGTATGTGTGTGCTGGCCACGAGCCCTGCTGTGTCCATGTGTGCTCAGAGCCCTTCTTCCTGAGGGGGCCTCCTGAGGAGGTGTGGCTCCCAGCCCAACCCTCCTCTCGGCTACTCAGGACTCCCTGCGGGGAAGGCAGCCTGGTTTGGATTCAGATTTGGAGTGCTAGGACAGGGGGCGCTGTGGGAGCTCATAGGCTCATTGACTTCAGAGAAGTGATTTCTTTTCCCCACTGCAGTTCCAGACAGAGCTCCGGAAGATCTTGGTGTCTCTCATCGAGGTGGCACAGAAGTTGTTAGCGCTGAACCCTGACGCAGTTGAGTTGTTCAAGAAGGCCAACGGTACGGGCAGAACCCAGACAGATTGCATGACTCCTTCCCACCCTGCTTACCTGCTGCCTCAGAGGACACACTGCAGCCCTGCGCACGAAGCTGGAGAAGTCAGGAGCCGCGCCTGCCTCAGTGGGCGTGCACAGCGAGAGCTGGTGCTAGAGCTCAGCCTCTGAGGTTTCAGGAAGTCCAGAAGCTCTTGGTGTTGCAGTTGTGCCTGCCAAACTCTGGGGCCTGATAACACCCCCTGACCTGGCCCgtctcctctctccccacagcCATGTTGGACGAGGATGAGGACGAGCGAGTGGACGAGGCTGCCCTGCGACAGCTCACGGAGATGGGCTTTCCTGAGAGCAGGGCCTCAAAGGCCCTTCGGCTGAACCAGTACGTCAggccctttcctccttcctgagaTGCCGAGAGCTTGGTCTTGTGGGCCTCCCGGGGTCACATCCTCTCTGCCAGTCAAGCTCACTTCACTCATTGGATCTTTTCCAATACATGTGTGTTTTTGAGGAGGCCCCTGTAGGTGTGCCCCACAGATAGCTTAATTCATTATCTCaaagtgtgtttttattttgttttttggtactggggattgaactcaggggcgctcaaccactgagccacatccccagccctattttgtattttttttagagatagggtctcactgagttgcttaatgcctcccttttgctgaggctgtcaaAAGGGAGGcattgaactcgggatcctcctgtctcagtttcccaagctgctgggattacaggcatacaccaccatacccagctttttttgtttttgttctttgtaagtactggggatagaacccagggctgctgtacattgagctccatccccagccctttttcatccCTTCAAGAGTCTTCctagttgcctaggctgacctcgaactagcaatcctcctgcttcagcttcccaattacctggggttacaggtgtgcaccattgtgcgtGGCTCAAAGTAGTGGTGTATGGTTTTGAACTGcgatcttgctgtgttgcccagactggtcttgaactcctgggctccagcatcctccttcagcctcctgggtagctgggactgtaggtttgtgcaccactgtacctggctagcTTGAGTTTTAAATTCTTTCCCTGCTCTGGGGAGTGTAAGTCAACTGACAGACCTGTTGATGTTCACCATGCCCTGTTACAAGAGCTGCGTCAACCCTGCTCCCAGCAGGGACCAGGACTCTTTGTCGTACTTCTTCAGAGTCTTCAGAATCATGCTTGCTCAAATCTGACACAGAGCCTTCGTAGAGTGGGGTGGGCAGAGGCAGTGTCCTGTGCTGTGCACCTGGACTCACCCTGTGTGTTTGGTACCCTTGATTTAGAACACGGGGTCTGCATGGAAAGAGCCTTGATGGTCAAGGCAAGGCTGTGTTCCTGTCCCAAGGGgtcacctgctgctgctgctggtgaaGTTGCCTGAATAGCAGCGTCCTTTCCGTGGTACACGTGGGATGGGGGTGCTGTTGACTGGCCTGGAGAGTTAGAAAGTCTCTTGTCCCCTCTCAGCATGTCAGTGCCTCAAGCCATGGAGTGGCTAATCGAGCACGCCGAGGACCCGGCCATTGATGCGCCTCTTCCAGGCCAGGCCTCACCAGCAGCTGCGGGTGCTGCAGCTGCCACTCCAGAAGCTACCGCTGGGCCTAGCGAGGGGGATGAGGAGGCCCGGGACGAGCTCACGGAGATCTTCAAGAAGATTCGCAGGAAAAGGGAGTTCCGGGCTGATGCTCGGGTATGTCTTGTGGGCCACGCTGGCTGGTTTGTCCTTCTGCCGTGGCTGTGAGGAGGCTGTGGAAATCTGGGGAACCTGCCCAAGGCCACTGTACGATGCCTTCATGGGGTCCAGGTGACTTCTTTCCTCTCAGTGGCCAGTTGACATGGGTCCTCTCCTGGGTAGGTGGTGTGGAGGTTCCTGTCCAGCTGTAGTTGTCAGCCAGCCACACCTGCTATGACCACAGGGCTGGGTGGTCAGTGCCCAGAGAATTGGGGCATCGTGTGGGCTGGTGGACTTGTGAGCAGGGACCTAGGATCTGGGACATGAGGTTGTGTGTGGCCTGGGTGTGGTCTGTGGACTGGCTGCCTGCCACCTTGTGCCTCCCTGTTCCGTGTCCTTATCTTCCTTTTTGATTAGTGTCTTGAGTCTTcctgaccctgtgttttctttcagACTGCAGATTGGTGTGCTCTGAGTTCTCATTCTACCTGCTATctagattattattattgcttttttggtattggggatagaacccagaaatgctctaacactgagctgcattccctgCACTTTTTAtctccaatttttattttgggatagggtcttgttaagttgctgaggctggcctcaaatttgcaatcctcctacctcagcctcccaagctgctggatcACCATACCTGACTTTAAATTCTTGCATTTGGTGTAGATTGTTTGTTCCATTGGAATCACATGGCCAGGTCTCAGATGTCCACACAGGGTGATTCTGAGCAGGGCCTTGGCTAGGAGCCAATCCTTAGATCTGCAGTCCTGGTGGGACCATGGCCACATACTGACTTCCCTATGCAGGCCAACAGAGACCAGACGTCTGCCCCTCCCTTCTGGCTGTGCCAGGGTCTCAGTGCCCACTCCACTGTACCTCCAGTGGGCCCAGGTCTGTCTGCTTTCTGCCTAATGGTGCCCCCTGCCCCCAGGGCAGCCCTGCCCCACTTGTCCTCTCACTGTtagactttctttttctgtctctgtccctTGGGGATTCCCTGTCATGTGAATTCGCCTGTGCAGTTAagtctttttgttctgttttgatgTAGCATTCCTAGGATTAGCAAACATCTAATGGTCACAGCCCTCCAGGGAGCCAGGTCCATTTCCAGGTCCTGTGGGGACATAGCCTGGCTCTTGGGCTGGTCCTTGGctctgtaggcaggtgggctgtgTCTTCTCGTGTCTTGGTCCTGCCTGGTCCTTTCTGGTTTGCTGCTGTCAGTGCactttcattcctcttttctcAGCCTTTTTAAGGTGCAGGTCTCCTCAGTTTACTGTGCTCATTGGCTCAGACGCTCTTCCGCCTTTCCTGCCCTTCCTCTCCTGTGCTGGAACCCTGCTCAGAGCGCCTTCCTGTGTGGCAGCGTGAAGGCTGGGGCTCCAGCACAGCTCGCCAGCCTGTCTCTTGCCCTCTCGTTCCTGCCTCAGTCCTAGATCAGGCAGGAGTCCAGCAGGGCTCAGGTGTTGGTCACTCTGAGAAGGGACTCAAGGCACAGCGGcctgtgctgcttccttcccAGCTGGGGCTGGGACAGCCGCTGCAGGAGGCACAGGGCCACAGAGGCGCCAGCATAAAGActctctctgctgctgctgccgccgaaGGTCCTTCCTGTTGGACTGGGCTGGAGGGCAGAGGGCTACTGAAGTGTCAGTTGGAAGTGCTGGGCCACTATTTTGTGTACTGAGATGTATGTGAAGAGGGAAAATGAATTTTACTGACACAAACAGAGAAGGCCACCCTGTGCTTGAATTCAGCTCTAGCCTGCAGGCTGTCTGCTGAAGATGTGTGGCGTGTGCTCTTCCCCTGAGCCACCCAGCTCATGTCTTGTGACTTTGACATCCACATGCTGTGCAGTGGGTGCTTCTCCCAGTATTTGCTTTTAGACCCTGGAGTTAGGAACGGTCCAAGAAAGCAAAGGAGGTAGACCATAAGCAGAACAGGGAGCTTCTGAGTTGACCATACACCATCCGGCCAACCTGCACCCTTCCTGCTTCTACTCTCCCCTGAAGTCCTTTGCTGTTGGTCCCCTCGAAACCTCTATGCAGACGGGACTGTAAGTGGACAGCACGTCCCGGGGCAGTGTGTCATGGTGTCAGGGAGTGCTGCAGGGGCTGCTTAACACTATGAGAGCCTGAGCGAGGGGGTCAGGGCCTTCAGAGGGTTCGGAGAGACCCGTGAAAACTAGATGCAtgcagcctttttattttttgcaaaattGACCCTTCAAACACTGTTTCAGAGTTGAGTATAAAGGATGTATTTTCTTGTTGCATCAATTTTGTCTTGAAAATATGCACTCTCCCCAAACATTGAAGATTAAGTCCTTGTTCATGGCGAGAACAAGCACATTCACACTTAAGAGCCTGATTTGGTATTAGATGTTAggttaattttagtttctttttttcctaagatATCTAAATACAGccctcctgccttttttttttttttttggttttggaactggggattggaccccagggctgcttaaccatagagccatatccccagcccttttttaattttggggatggttactggggattgaatccaggggcactcaaccactgagccatatcctcagccctgttttacattttatttagagaatgtgtctcactgagttgctaacaccttgcttttgttgaggctggctttgaactagatcCTCCTGACTTAACCTCCTGAGTACCGGGGATCATAGGCACATACCACTGCGCTTGACTAAGGCCCCCTTTTTAACAAAGTACTgacatttctgtctccatttAAGTTGGATTTATGAACTTGACCTTTCTCTGATGCTGCTTGTTGGATAACAAGGCCTCTGGGGTGAGCTCCCTGGAGGTTGCTGAGGACGGTGTGAGCCACACACTCACTGGGACAAACCTAAAACGTTTGAATACTGGCTGGCCTGCCTTGGGCCCATGTGAGTGCTGTCTGGCTCAGCCACTTCTCCCTGCACCAGCTGGGTTCCCTCAACACCAGCCTGGGCCCCACTCACTGCATCACAGCTGGCAGCTCTTGGGCATTTGCTGTTGGAACCAGTGTGCTCTCCAGTGAAGCTGTATGGATGGAGCACTGGGCGGAAGGTCCTTGATGGTGTCTGGGGAGCTCTGCTGAGGTGCTGGTGATGCCGGCAGGGCTCACGGGGCTGCTCCTCCCGTGCGTGGCATGACTGGCTCTGTGGTTCCCTCCAGGCCGTCATTTCCCTGATGGAGATGGGCTTTGATGAGAAGGAGGTGATGGACGCTCTCAGAGTGAACAACAACCAGCAGAATGCTGCCGTGAGTACCGGGCAGGCGCCTGTGTGGTGTCCCCACTCGTACATCAGCCATGTGCTGCGCTTTGTGGCTCCCACACATGATCGGTCATGCAGCTTTTCATGTGAAATGTTGGGGCAGATGATTCAGATGTTATACAGTTATGAAAATACTGAGAAAATTCTGGGCCTTGCCTTGCTGAGAAGGCTGCCTGTGTATGCGCACCCTGTGGTGGAGGAGCATGCATCTTGCTAGTTTATTGGTGAAACAAACTAACATCGAGTCCCATCTGTGGACTTCTGCTGGGTGCTCTGTCCCAGGCAGGCTCAGTGGTGACCTGGGGTTCCCCCACTTGTGGACAGAGTTGAGGCAAAGACAGCTGAGACAGGTGATGAGAATGTATGACCAGATGGACTTCCAGCTTGTTGACTCTGGAGAAAGGCAGTCATGCCGGGTTCCTTCCCTAGAACAAAGTGGGGTGTTGGGGGCTCTGCTAGCACCCATGTTTGGTAGTCAGACTGCTAAGAAAGCCAGGCTGGCAGTTCTTCTCTTTGAACTGCCTGACGTGTAGGCCCTGCATGTGCTGGGCTTATTCACGCTGGGTTCCTTACAGCCAGAGTGGCCACAGAGAGCACAGCCAGAGAACTGGGGCCGCCAGCTGCCTTCCTCCATGTCGGCGGTGCTTGAGGCGCTAACGGTTGCTCTGCTGTTTGGGTTGCAGTGCGAGTGGCTGCTGGGGGACCGGAAGCCATCCCCTGAGGAGCTGGACCAGGGCATCGACCCCGACAGCCCTCTCTTTCAGGCCATCCTGGACAACCCGGTGGTGCAACTGGGGCTGACCAACCCCAAGACGTTGCTTGGTACGTGTGCCTTCTCTGCCCTCACTCACGCAGCGCCTTGGTGCCTGCTGCCCAGATTGGCGTCCTGCAGGCACTGCTGCCTGAGTCCCTGGAGGGCCGGGGAGTCGGGCTGTGGGGGATGGGCAGGTTCCTGCAAGGGCGAGTCCGGGTCGGCAGCGGCTTGAGTAGGAGCAGACCCAAGGAGGTACAGTTTTTACCTTTGCCTTTTGTTTACAAGGGATAACTTTGTTAATTTACTTCTGTTGTGATATATAGATATGTGCaaaaaatgtatgtgtttgtaattttaaagacTAACAAGTCCAGCTGGGCAGTGTGGCACGCCTATAATGCTAGCGAAtcagaaggctgagataggattgcaagtttgtggccagcctcagcaagatcctgtctcagaaaatcaagaggactggggatataactccgtggttaagtgcccctgagctcaatccccagtgccaaataaaaataagtctGATAGCCACATATCTGCCATTTAGCTTCAAAACAGTATAGGTATCCCTTGGCCTCCCTGGGATTGGTCCCAGGACCTCCCTAGATTCCAGAGTCCACAGGCGCTCAGTTTCCTTACACACAATGGCACATCTTCCACACTCAGTGGTCTCTGGCTTGCTCACAAGCCCTGTGCCGTGCTGTGCTACCTGAACTGTCGAGGCTTGGATTAGGAGGGATGTCTGGGCCTTTTAGTACACAGTTCTTTCTCTTGAGTATTTTTGACCCTTGTTTGGTTGAGTCCATGGAGGCTGAGCCCCATGGAGACCCAGCCGTTGTAGGCCCCTAAGCCACGGGGCGCCATGCATCGTTGTCCTTGGCTGAACTGCAGAGTCTTGCCATGCTGTGTTTCCCCAGCAGTCCAGCAGGTCCTCCTGCTTCTGTGGTGACCCTGCCAAGGCACCTGTGTGACCTCTTGTGGCCAGTTGTGTCGCCCAGCGCTGTGCCACGTCGGTTCCCTCTTCCACCATCCATGGTACCTGGGTTGCTTTCCACACATGGTGCTGCTCTGAGCCTTCTTGGCCCCGCGGCTCCCTAGGGGCAGCAGCCCTGGGTGGCCATTGGGCGAGCCGCCTGGTGGACAGGAGGGTATGGTAGAGCCTGTGGCCACTGCTCCCTGGCCTGAGGCGGAGCTCCCGTAGCAGGACCTGGGCTGCCAAGGGCTGCTGCTTGCTTGGCCCCTTTTCCCGTGGGGCTGTTTTCTCCCCACATTGTTTGGAAAGCCCTTCAggtcctcacttttttttttttttggtaccagggattgagtccagaggtgcttaatcactgagccacagctcagtccttctttattttttagacctaagttgctgaggctggctttgaacctgcgatcctcttgcctcagcctcccgtggtGCTGGGACCATAGGCGTGGCCACCATTCCTGGCCCAGCTACATGTTTCAGGTGTCACTTTGTCTTAGACTTCTTCCCACCAGCTGGTGAGCGTGAGTCTCCTGTTTTGACAAACTAGAACCTATTTCTTTCCTGTCATGACCCTTTGAGAGAAAGCTGAGGAAGGCCTCTCCAGCCTGTGTGTCCCAGAGCTTTGCGCTCTCTCCTCTGGTGCAAGACCTATGTGTGACGTGAGGGGACTTTCCTTCTTGCCATTTCTAAAATGTGAGGCTGTCTTTAGGGAGTTCATTATTCCTCAGTGGACCCTTTCACACTGAACCTGTCTCCCCATCTCTCCTGCTGTTTGTAAACCTTAGGAGATTAGCATGTGCTGTCCTGGGGTCTGCCCAGGGCACATTTTCCAGCGAATTTTCTTTAGGTGCTTCACTGTAGATGTTGCTGTGTCTGGGTTGGTTTTATGTCATATCCAGTCGGATAAGGAggctctgctttctctctggTCTGGGTGCTGAGTGTCTGGTGTGACCTGTTGAGACCCTGGCTGGCTGGCCGATGTTGCCACTTCCTGCCGTTCCTGAAGCAGCTGCCCAGAGTGAGCACTGTCAGTCTGCACGCAGGGCCTCAGTCAGTGTGCTGAAGTGGGCGTGTGGGCCACTGGTTGTCGGGGGCAAAGTGTCCACACTTGGTCCTGCAGGACTGAGTTGGTTGTGGTAGTGGGCTTGTGGCTCACTGCCTGGAGCTCTGTGCAGCAGGGCCAGGTGTTGTCCCTACCAGACCCATGTGCCAGGCTTTGCAGTGCCACCGTGCCggctgctctgtgtgtgtgtgggggggctgTCTCTGTCAAGCCTGAGTTAAACATTGCTGATAGGAATTTTCAAATGATCTTTATGTTTCAGAAGAAATACAGTGTTCAGAATAGCGAATGTGGGAACTGAAGGGAGGATTGTGGAAGCAGGTTGGAGCCACCTTGCAATGCCCCTCACAGTGGTGTGTTTCCTTCTGAGGCTTGGTGGCCCCTGTGCCCGGGTGGCAGAGGTCTCCAGTGGCTTTTCTTGTGCCTCTTGCTTTCATATCAGTTTGATGCCCTCTCTTTCCTTACAGTTTGAAAAATAGCACATTTAAGGGGCACATACAGTTGATTCTGGTTTTTAGatgtttttaagttattttaagcAAATATTGTTCCCTTATTTCTGATCATCTGGATGCTTTGGGGCCTATTTCTGCAGAAATCTCTCTTGGGACCCATTGTTTGGGTGCAGTTCGTGTTTCCCAAGGATGAGCAGCTTGACATCAGATGGCCAAGGTGGCGACTGGCACACCTTCAGCTGCTGCTCTACCAGCCAGTCGCTGGTGCCACCAGCGTGGTCCCCGTGTCCATTCAGGAGAGCCAGTTGCTCTAACTTGCATTACTCCCCCTCCCCACACTAGGGATTACAACCAGGGGCTCAGCCACTGAGATGTgcccccagcccttattttttattttgagatgtggtctcatgaagttgctgaggctggccttgagctcacaacctcctgcctcagcctcctagctgCTGGCTACCATGGCCTGTGCATTCACAGTGCTTTTGCTTGTTAGTGTTGTACACGTTCAAGGGGCTGTTTGCAGCCCCTGTGCATTGCCATGCATGTCCAGTGTCCTTTCAGTTGGGTGCTCATCTTGGAGCTCCATGAATAGCTCATGTTGCGAGCTGCACCTTTCCTTCCCTGCTACCGGTGTGGTGATGAGACACCAGGACCTGCGGGTCCTCAGAGGATCCCCATCTGCCAGTTTATCATGTGTGACTCTGCACGCTCCTGTTCAGCACTCTGGTTCTTCTGGAGCTTATTTTTCTGTTGCGGGGAGGCAATGGGAAGTGAGGTTCCCTATTTTTC
The Sciurus carolinensis chromosome 14, mSciCar1.2, whole genome shotgun sequence DNA segment above includes these coding regions:
- the Ubac1 gene encoding ubiquitin-associated domain-containing protein 1 isoform X3, with translation MFVQEEKIFAGKVLRLHICAADGAEWLEEATEDTSVEKLKERCLKHCAHGSLEDPKSVTHHKLIHAASERVLSDTRTILEENIQDKDVLLLIKKRAPEPLPKMADVSAEEKKKQEQKAPDREAILRATANLPACSTDRAAVQTTMRDFQTELRKILVSLIEVAQKLLALNPDAVELFKKANAMLDEDEDERVDEAALRQLTEMGFPESRASKALRLNHMSVPQAMEWLIEHAEDPAIDAPLPGQASPAAAGAAAATPEATAGPSEGDEEARDELTEIFKKIRRKREFRADARAVISLMEMGFDEKEVMDALRVNNNQQNAACEWLLGDRKPSPEELDQGIDPDSPLFQAILDNPVVQLGLTNPKTLLAFEDMLENPLNSTQWMNDPETGPVMLQISRIFQTLNRT
- the Ubac1 gene encoding ubiquitin-associated domain-containing protein 1 isoform X2 is translated as MFVQEEKIFAGKVLRLHICAADGAEWLEEATEDTSVEKLKERCLKHCAHGSLEDPKSVTHHKLIHAASERVLSDTRTILEENIQDKDVLLLIKKRAPEPLPKMADVSAEEKKKQEQKAPDREAILRATANLPACSTDRAAVQTTMRDFQTELRKILVSLIEVAQKLLALNPDAVELFKKANAMLDEDEDERVDEAALRQLTEMGFPESRASKALRLNHMSVPQAMEWLIEHAEDPAIDAPLPGQASPAAAGAAAATPEATAGPSEGDEEARDELTEIFKKIRRKREFRADARAVISLMEMGFDEKEVMDALRVNNNQQNAACEWLLGDRKPSPEELDQGIDPDSPLFQAILDNPVVQLGLTNPKTLLAFEDMLENPLNSTQWMNDPETGPVMLQISRIFQTLNRTS
- the Ubac1 gene encoding ubiquitin-associated domain-containing protein 1 isoform X1, producing MFVQEEKIFAGKVLRLHICAADGAEWLEEATEDTSVEKLKERCLKHCAHGSLEDPKSVTHHKLIHAASERVLSDTRTILEENIQDKDVLLLIKKRAPEPLPKMADVSAEEKKKQEQKAPDREAILRATANLPACSTDRAAVQTTMRDFQTELRKILVSLIEVAQKLLALNPDAVELFKKANAMLDEDEDERVDEAALRQLTEMGFPESRASKALRLNHMSVPQAMEWLIEHAEDPAIDAPLPGQASPAAAGAAAATPEATAGPSEGDEEARDELTEIFKKIRRKREFRADARAVISLMEMGFDEKEVMDALRVNNNQQNAACEWLLGDRKPSPEELDQGIDPDSPLFQAILDNPVVQLGLTNPKTLLAFEDMLENPLNSTQWMNDPETGPVMLQISRIFQTLNRTCSQEVAVALQAKRRPPLQSAVVALKCRPQAWAVESACHLKEGLL